The Agromyces sp. LHK192 genome includes a window with the following:
- a CDS encoding LpqB family beta-propeller domain-containing protein, with translation MRDPRRGGVLVALAALVAFTGCASIPDSGAVHRGEPQARADSPDPELIAEGPEGGETQDQILRGFLDAATDARDNYAVAREFLTPAFGEEWRADDGATIDQFASREFETTGEAAMRLEVVPTAELSANGQYQITGSPAPIALDYAFEQVDEEWRISSAPPGILIDTSNFTRAFNSHALTFIDPTEQYAVPDIRWFAGREAVQTKIVRALLAGPAEWLDPGVATAFPEDAALAADAVPITSGVASVELTGVSTEDQRTVQLMRFQLDQSLDGVRGVGDVELSLNGVVQRGEGTRPLPVVDPVVPARPVVYDGESFGHLSAGGASITPIEGISEQLPALAPTGAAVGADGQSAAVRAADGVSLVTTDEEPISLDPRADLIVPAIDGFGVVWTVPRGSPDQLTASRPDGSSVQVPVPWTGTEIAALEVSRDGTRVLALLGDGATTRFVAASIVRDADGMPVELGKTVLDLEHIDGSPRDVVWLDDRSVASLTASGSGTRVIVQVLGGVPEAVRAGPDGGVELSGGNTVGDLRVRTETGDFDVRSGQGWQAQATGIVLVATQLPLR, from the coding sequence ATGCGTGATCCGAGACGGGGCGGCGTGCTCGTTGCGCTCGCCGCGCTGGTCGCCTTCACCGGATGCGCGAGCATCCCCGACTCCGGTGCCGTGCATCGCGGCGAGCCGCAGGCCCGCGCCGACTCGCCCGACCCCGAGCTCATCGCGGAGGGTCCGGAGGGCGGCGAGACGCAGGACCAGATCCTGCGGGGATTCCTCGACGCCGCGACCGATGCCCGCGACAACTACGCGGTCGCCCGCGAGTTCCTGACGCCCGCGTTCGGCGAGGAGTGGCGGGCGGATGACGGTGCGACGATCGACCAGTTCGCGAGCCGGGAGTTCGAGACGACGGGGGAGGCCGCGATGCGTCTCGAGGTGGTGCCGACCGCGGAGTTGAGCGCCAACGGGCAGTACCAGATCACCGGCTCGCCGGCGCCCATCGCGCTGGACTACGCGTTCGAGCAGGTCGACGAGGAGTGGCGGATCTCGTCGGCGCCGCCGGGCATCCTCATCGACACCTCGAACTTCACGCGTGCCTTCAACTCGCATGCCCTGACCTTCATCGATCCGACCGAGCAGTATGCGGTGCCCGACATCCGGTGGTTCGCCGGACGCGAGGCCGTGCAGACGAAGATCGTCCGCGCCCTGCTCGCCGGGCCGGCCGAGTGGCTCGACCCCGGCGTGGCGACCGCGTTCCCCGAGGACGCGGCACTCGCCGCCGACGCGGTGCCCATCACGAGCGGGGTCGCGAGCGTCGAGCTGACCGGCGTCTCGACGGAGGACCAGCGAACCGTGCAGCTGATGCGGTTCCAGCTCGATCAGAGCCTCGACGGCGTTCGCGGCGTCGGCGACGTCGAACTCTCGCTCAACGGCGTCGTGCAGCGCGGCGAGGGCACCCGGCCGCTTCCGGTGGTGGACCCGGTCGTCCCGGCGCGCCCCGTCGTCTACGACGGAGAGTCGTTCGGGCACCTCAGCGCCGGCGGCGCGTCCATCACGCCGATCGAGGGGATCTCCGAGCAGCTGCCCGCGCTCGCTCCGACCGGCGCCGCGGTCGGCGCCGACGGACAGTCGGCGGCCGTGCGCGCGGCCGACGGGGTGTCGCTCGTGACGACGGACGAGGAGCCGATCTCGCTCGACCCGCGCGCCGACCTGATCGTGCCGGCCATCGACGGATTCGGGGTCGTCTGGACGGTCCCGCGCGGCTCGCCCGATCAGCTCACCGCCTCCCGCCCCGACGGTTCGAGCGTGCAGGTCCCTGTGCCGTGGACCGGGACGGAGATCGCCGCGCTGGAGGTGTCGCGCGACGGCACGCGCGTCCTCGCGCTGCTCGGCGACGGCGCCACGACGCGGTTCGTCGCGGCATCGATCGTCCGCGACGCCGACGGCATGCCGGTCGAGCTCGGCAAGACCGTGCTCGACCTGGAGCACATCGACGGCAGCCCGCGCGACGTCGTCTGGCTCGACGACCGATCGGTCGCGTCGCTCACCGCCAGCGGGAGCGGCACGCGCGTGATCGTCCAGGTGCTCGGCGGCGTCCCGGAGGCGGTGCGGGCCGGGCCCGACGGCGGCGTGGAACTCTCCGGCGGCAATACGGTCGGCGACCTCCGAGTGCGCACCGAGACGGGCGACTTCGACGTCCGGTCGGGTCAGGGCTGGCAGGCGCAGGCGACCGGCATCGTGCTGGTCGCGACGCAGCTGCCCCTGCGCTGA
- a CDS encoding ComF family protein, with the protein MTPPHPGSRSHAVRRAVGAAAALLLPVTCVGCSAPDLALCDGCRLLLTPRPHPVERSGVRVWAALEYGGVVARVIGAAKDGGRTDAIEPLGRALAAAMGAALAEAAPTPGCAPGVRSGRGAMHGTVELCTIPSTAEALRARGYRPVPRMLAAAGLRSAPVLRQVGVRLDQAALGATERRANAAGGLAARHPLDGRRFLVVDDVLTTGSTVAEAVRALRRAGAEVVGAAVAAQTPRRSGAPDTLSEYPGNTS; encoded by the coding sequence GTGACGCCACCGCATCCCGGGTCCAGATCGCACGCCGTGCGTCGCGCCGTCGGCGCCGCCGCGGCGCTCCTGCTGCCGGTGACGTGCGTCGGATGCTCCGCACCCGACCTCGCGCTCTGCGACGGATGCCGACTGCTGCTCACGCCCCGTCCGCACCCCGTCGAGCGATCCGGAGTCCGGGTGTGGGCCGCGCTCGAGTACGGCGGCGTGGTCGCGCGGGTGATCGGCGCGGCGAAGGACGGCGGTCGCACCGATGCGATCGAGCCGCTGGGCCGTGCGCTGGCGGCCGCGATGGGGGCCGCGCTCGCCGAGGCCGCGCCGACCCCCGGGTGCGCTCCCGGCGTCCGGAGCGGGCGCGGTGCGATGCACGGGACGGTCGAGCTCTGCACGATTCCGTCGACCGCCGAAGCCCTGCGGGCGAGGGGCTATCGTCCCGTGCCGCGGATGCTCGCCGCGGCGGGGTTGCGCTCGGCACCCGTGCTCCGGCAGGTCGGGGTCCGGCTCGACCAGGCTGCGCTCGGCGCGACCGAGCGCAGGGCGAACGCGGCCGGGGGCCTCGCGGCGAGGCATCCGCTCGACGGTCGCCGGTTCCTCGTGGTCGACGACGTGCTCACCACCGGGTCGACGGTCGCGGAGGCCGTGCGGGCGCTCCGCCGGGCCGGCGCCGAGGTCGTCGGCGCCGCGGTCGCCGCGCAGACCCCCCGTCGTTCCGGTGCACCGGACACACTCAGCGAATACCCCGGAAACACTTCGTGA
- the secA gene encoding preprotein translocase subunit SecA, whose translation MASILEKVLRVGEGRTLKRLENYAKAINALEDDFKDLSDEELKHETVELRERYASGESLDDLLPEAFAAVREASSRTIGLRHFDVQLMGGAALHLGNIAEMRTGEGKTLVATTAAYLNALTSRGVHVITVNDFLASYQSELMGRVFRALGMTTGCILAGQTPAQRREQYAADITYGTNNEFGFDYLRDNMAWQATDMVQRGHAFAIVDEVDSILIDEARTPLIISGPASGEANRWFTEFARLAQRLVAGEDYEVDEKKRTVGVLEPGIAKVEDYLGIDNLYESANTPLISFLNNSIKANALFKRDKDYVVMNGEVLIVDEHTGRILVGRRYNEGIHQAIEAKEGVQVKAENQTLATVTLQNYFRLYDKLSGMTGTAETEAAEFMATYKLGVVPIPTNRPMVRIDQPDLVYKNEEAKFAQVVEDIVERHAAGQPVLVGTTSVEKSEYLSRLLAKKGVRHEVLNAKNHAREAAIVAQAGRYGAVTVATNMAGRGTDIMLGGNAEFIATQKMHERGLSPVDTPDEYEAAWDEVFDAVKAEVGGEAEKVSAAGGLYVLGTERHESRRIDNQLRGRSGRQGDPGESRFYLSLTDDLMRLFNAGAAESLMSRGVPDDVAIESKVVTRAIRSAQSQVEARNAEIRKNVLKYDDVLNRQREAIYTDRRHILEGDDLHERTQKFLDDVIDEVLDEHTAEGSPDEWDFDALWTELKTLYPIGITIDEVVAEAGEKGRVNRDFIRREIVSDAKLAYQRREEQLGSPAMRELERRVVLSVIDRRWRDHLYEMDYLKDGIGLRAMAQRDPLVEYQREGYAMFQQMMGSIREETVGFLFNLEVEVAPTGGAAPTIAAKGLGQQGASEDKLSYSAPSDSGGVEVRNQRGQVQQAATQRARRAVAQSQQPQQTAPAQRGAFGQSTDAPAGEEPQNRAQRRAQERGGR comes from the coding sequence GTGGCTTCGATTCTGGAAAAGGTCCTTCGCGTCGGCGAGGGCCGAACCCTGAAGCGGCTCGAGAACTACGCCAAGGCCATCAACGCCCTCGAGGACGACTTCAAGGACCTCAGCGACGAGGAACTGAAGCACGAGACCGTCGAGCTGCGAGAGCGCTACGCGAGCGGGGAATCCCTCGACGACCTGCTGCCCGAGGCGTTCGCGGCCGTCAGGGAGGCGTCGAGCCGTACGATCGGCCTGCGCCACTTCGACGTGCAGCTCATGGGCGGCGCGGCGCTGCACCTGGGCAACATCGCGGAGATGCGCACCGGCGAGGGCAAGACGCTCGTGGCGACGACGGCGGCCTATCTCAACGCGCTCACCAGCCGCGGCGTGCACGTCATCACCGTCAACGACTTCCTCGCGAGCTACCAGTCCGAGCTCATGGGCCGCGTGTTCCGCGCGCTGGGCATGACGACCGGATGCATCCTCGCCGGGCAGACTCCGGCGCAGCGGCGCGAGCAGTACGCGGCCGATATCACCTACGGCACGAACAACGAGTTCGGCTTCGACTACCTCCGCGACAACATGGCCTGGCAGGCCACCGACATGGTGCAGCGCGGCCACGCGTTCGCGATCGTCGACGAGGTCGACTCGATCCTCATCGACGAGGCGCGCACCCCGCTGATCATCTCGGGCCCCGCGTCCGGCGAGGCCAACCGCTGGTTCACCGAGTTCGCCCGCCTCGCGCAGCGCCTCGTCGCGGGCGAGGACTACGAGGTCGACGAGAAGAAGCGCACCGTCGGCGTGCTCGAGCCCGGCATCGCGAAGGTCGAGGACTACCTCGGCATCGACAACCTCTACGAGTCGGCGAACACGCCGCTGATCTCCTTCCTCAACAACTCCATCAAGGCGAACGCCCTGTTCAAGCGCGACAAGGACTACGTCGTCATGAACGGCGAGGTGCTGATCGTCGACGAGCACACCGGCCGCATCCTCGTCGGTCGCCGCTACAACGAGGGCATCCACCAGGCGATCGAGGCGAAGGAGGGCGTGCAGGTCAAGGCCGAGAACCAGACCCTCGCGACCGTCACGCTGCAGAACTACTTCCGCCTCTACGACAAGCTCTCCGGCATGACCGGCACCGCCGAGACCGAGGCCGCCGAGTTCATGGCGACCTACAAGCTGGGCGTGGTGCCGATCCCGACGAACCGGCCGATGGTCCGCATCGACCAGCCCGACCTCGTCTACAAGAACGAGGAGGCGAAGTTCGCGCAGGTCGTCGAGGACATCGTGGAGCGTCACGCGGCGGGCCAGCCCGTCCTCGTCGGCACCACGAGCGTCGAGAAGAGCGAGTACCTGTCGCGGCTGCTCGCGAAGAAGGGCGTGCGGCACGAGGTGCTGAACGCCAAGAACCACGCGCGCGAGGCGGCGATCGTCGCCCAGGCCGGCCGGTACGGTGCGGTCACCGTGGCGACCAACATGGCGGGCCGCGGAACGGACATCATGCTCGGCGGCAACGCCGAGTTCATCGCGACCCAGAAGATGCACGAGCGCGGACTCTCGCCGGTCGACACCCCCGACGAGTACGAGGCCGCCTGGGACGAGGTGTTCGACGCGGTCAAGGCCGAGGTCGGCGGCGAGGCCGAGAAGGTCTCCGCGGCGGGCGGGCTCTACGTGCTCGGCACCGAGCGCCACGAGTCGCGCCGCATCGACAACCAGCTCCGTGGTCGTTCCGGCCGTCAGGGCGACCCCGGTGAGAGCCGCTTCTACCTCTCGCTCACCGACGACCTCATGCGCCTGTTCAACGCCGGCGCGGCCGAGAGCCTGATGTCGCGCGGCGTGCCGGACGACGTGGCCATCGAGTCGAAGGTCGTCACCCGCGCCATCCGTTCGGCGCAGTCGCAGGTCGAGGCGCGCAACGCCGAGATCCGCAAGAACGTGCTGAAGTACGACGACGTCCTCAACCGCCAGCGCGAGGCGATCTACACCGACCGTCGGCACATCCTCGAGGGCGACGACCTGCACGAGCGCACGCAGAAGTTCCTCGACGACGTCATCGACGAGGTGCTCGACGAGCACACCGCCGAGGGCAGCCCCGACGAGTGGGACTTCGACGCGCTGTGGACCGAGCTCAAGACGCTCTACCCGATCGGGATCACGATCGACGAGGTCGTCGCCGAGGCCGGCGAGAAGGGCCGCGTGAACCGCGACTTCATCCGTCGCGAGATCGTCTCCGACGCGAAGCTGGCGTACCAGCGCCGCGAGGAGCAGCTCGGCAGTCCCGCGATGCGCGAGCTCGAGCGCCGGGTCGTGCTCTCGGTGATCGACCGTCGCTGGCGCGATCACCTCTACGAGATGGACTACCTGAAGGACGGCATCGGCCTGCGCGCGATGGCGCAGCGCGACCCGTTGGTCGAGTACCAGCGCGAGGGGTACGCGATGTTCCAGCAGATGATGGGGTCCATCCGCGAGGAGACCGTCGGGTTCCTGTTCAACCTCGAGGTCGAGGTGGCTCCGACCGGCGGCGCCGCGCCGACGATCGCCGCGAAGGGGCTCGGCCAGCAGGGCGCCTCGGAGGACAAGCTCAGCTACTCGGCGCCGAGCGACTCGGGCGGCGTCGAGGTCCGCAATCAGCGCGGTCAGGTGCAGCAGGCCGCGACGCAGCGCGCGCGCCGCGCGGTCGCGCAATCGCAGCAGCCGCAGCAGACTGCACCGGCGCAGCGCGGTGCGTTCGGCCAGTCGACGGATGCCCCGGCCGGCGAGGAGCCGCAGAATCGGGCGCAGCGGCGGGCGCAGGAGCGCGGCGGGCGCTGA
- the hpf gene encoding ribosome hibernation-promoting factor, HPF/YfiA family encodes MELNIVGRNIGVTDRFRAYVAEKAEKVSHLNDRAISFDVKLSRHNEKNGNPGPDRVELTLVGRGPVVRAEADGSDKYAAFDVALGRLLERIRRAKDRRKVHRGSARRPTSLREAADDGFSGVGVQAAGVEVLEAVRTGSIPVVQEEAHEEEDVYCPVVIRRKVFASTPMTVDDALYFMELVGHDFYLFVDQETGRPSVVYRRKGWDYGLIGLDENGESVGEPSGARERLTA; translated from the coding sequence ATGGAACTGAACATCGTCGGACGCAACATCGGGGTGACCGATCGCTTCCGCGCCTACGTCGCTGAGAAGGCAGAGAAAGTGAGCCATCTCAACGATCGCGCGATCTCCTTCGACGTGAAGCTGTCGAGGCACAACGAGAAGAACGGCAACCCCGGACCTGACCGCGTCGAGCTCACGCTCGTCGGTCGTGGTCCCGTCGTCAGGGCCGAAGCAGACGGCTCCGACAAGTACGCCGCGTTCGACGTCGCGCTCGGGCGCCTGCTCGAGCGCATCCGCCGCGCGAAGGACCGCCGCAAGGTCCACCGCGGCAGCGCGCGACGCCCCACCTCGCTCCGCGAGGCCGCGGACGACGGCTTCAGCGGCGTCGGTGTGCAGGCCGCAGGCGTCGAGGTGCTCGAGGCCGTGCGCACGGGCAGCATCCCGGTGGTCCAGGAGGAGGCGCACGAGGAGGAGGACGTCTACTGCCCCGTCGTGATCCGGCGGAAGGTCTTCGCCTCGACACCGATGACCGTCGACGACGCGCTCTACTTCATGGAACTGGTCGGACACGACTTCTACCTCTTCGTCGACCAGGAGACCGGCCGCCCCAGCGTGGTCTACCGGCGCAAGGGCTGGGACTACGGATTGATCGGGCTCGACGAGAACGGCGAGTCCGTGGGGGAGCCCTCCGGCGCCAGGGAACGCCTGACGGCCTGA